AATAACTGCGGCCTAAATTGATATAAGCGGTTTGGCGACGCTCATAGAGCGTGTCTTTAACCACAACCTCCAATTGCTCCGCCGCCTCATCATAGCGCTGCATGGTGAATAAAAAGGAGCCGTAGTTAAGTCTGGCTCGCGATAGTCCGCCATCCAGATCGATGGATTCTTTAAAATGTTTTTCTGCGCGCTCAAATTCACCGGTATTTTGAAATACCAAGGCTAGGGCCTCATGCACTTCGGCAGAGTCCTCATCTAAATCTAGCGCGGTTTTTAAATGACGTTTAGCTTGCTCCCATTTGCGCTCTGAAATATAGCGCTTGGCCAGCTGTACACTGTATTCCAGCGCTTTTCTATCATCAGTCTTTTCAGTAAACATACCGGTTTCTGTGGTGACACAGCCCAGCAAGCTTAAGCTTAAAACCGTATAGACGATAACACTGCGAATATTGACTAAGGTTTTATTATTATCTGTCTTCATAGTATTACTTTACTTAGTTAATGATTCTGACCGGCGCTGCTTCATTGGCTAAACTTGCCTTATAGCGCTCACTGCGCTTAGTGCGATCGGTCACCTGACCTACTAACTGGCCACAAGCGGCATCAATATCATCGCCGCGAGTTGTTCTAACTGTAGTCACAAAACCAGCATCAGTCATTACCTGCCAAAAACGCTGTATCACATTTTTACTGGGGCGCTGATATTCCGACTGTGGAAACGGGTTAAAGGGAATTAAATTAACCTTACAGGGGAAATCTTTTAACAAGA
Above is a window of Dasania marina DSM 21967 DNA encoding:
- the pilW gene encoding type IV pilus biogenesis/stability protein PilW; protein product: MKTDNNKTLVNIRSVIVYTVLSLSLLGCVTTETGMFTEKTDDRKALEYSVQLAKRYISERKWEQAKRHLKTALDLDEDSAEVHEALALVFQNTGEFERAEKHFKESIDLDGGLSRARLNYGSFLFTMQRYDEAAEQLEVVVKDTLYERRQTAYINLGRSYYSLQRYEDAEKSFRTAYLMSDRHSSALILQMADVYYRLEQYALSQRYYDHYGSKVSSKSAIALLLGARLAKQFDDKNAISSYGLALKNLYPRSQQYLDYKQEFMHGS